A window from Pseudopipra pipra isolate bDixPip1 chromosome 25, bDixPip1.hap1, whole genome shotgun sequence encodes these proteins:
- the IP6K3 gene encoding inositol hexakisphosphate kinase 3: protein MVGQSPLSAELLAVPLEPFVHQVGGHTSMLRYDEHTVCKPLVSQELSFYESLPWAMRQFTPQYKGVVSVHLKKDSLGNLTLVASPGTEHGLVKRSHTQGTKTFRDSCSGKVLLRTDLQYHTDSLLEDANGNQPERKSYNPWGLHCHRQHLNRMSSKHNENKLHQFLLLENVVSKYSYPCILDLKMGTRQHGDDASEEKKARHIKKCEQSTSASLGVRICGMQVYQADTGHFLCKDKYFGRKLSPEGFRQTLRQFLCTGNQLRTDLLEPIVLRLKALLSVIRKQSSYRFYSSSLLIIYDGQEPKESAAPLDHHLPLPKTHGANPARVDVRMIDFAHTTFKGSKSSPTPYDGPDHGYIFGLENLIKILQSLSEGK from the exons ATGGTGGGCCAGAGCCCCCTGAGCGCGGAGCTCCTGGCCGTGCCCCTGGAGCCCTTCGTGCACCAGGTGGGCGGGCACACGAGCATGCTGCGCTACGACGAGCACACCGTCTGCAAGCCGCTCGTGTCGCAGGAGCTCAGCTTCTACGAGTCGCTGCCCTGGGCCATGCGGCAGTTCACGCCCCAGTACAAAG GTGTTGTCTCAGTGCACCTCAagaaggacagcctgggcaACCTGACCCTGGTGGCCAGCCCTGGCACCGAGCACGGGCTCGTCAAGAGGAGCCACACCCAGGGCACCAAGACCTTCCGAGACAG CTGCTCGGGGAAGGTGCTCTTGAGAACAGACCTTCAGTACCACACAGACTCCCTTTTGGAAGATGCAAATGGAAACCAGCCAGAAAGAAAGAGCTACAACCCCTGGGGACTGCACTGTCACAGGCAGCACCTGAACCGCATGTCCTCCAAGCACAACGAGAACAAACTTCATC AGTTTCTGTTGCTGGAGAACGTGGTATCCAAGTACAGCTACCCCTGTATCCTGGACCTGAAGATGGGCACACGGCAGCACGGGGACGACGCCTCGGAGGAGAAGAAAGCCCGGCACATCAAGAAGTGCGAGCAGAGCACCTCGGCCTCGCTGGGCGTCCGCATCTGCGGGATGCAG GTTTACCAGGCGGACACTGGCCATTTCCTGTGCAAGGACAAGTATTTTGGCAGGAAGCTGTCCCCGGAGGGGTTCCGGCAAACCCTGCGCCAGTTCCTGTGCACCGGGAACCAGCTGCGCACGGACCTGCTGGAGCCCATCGTCCTGCGGCTCAAGGCCCTGCTCTCTGTCATCAGGAAGCAGAGCTCCTACAGGTTCtactccagctccctcctcaTCATCTACGACGGGCAGGAGCCCAAGGAGAGCGCGGCACCCTTGGATCATCACCTTCCCCTCCCGAAAACCCACGGCGCGAACCCCGCCAGGGTGGACGTGCGGATGATTGACTTTGCCCACACCACCTTCAAGGGCTCCAAGAGCAGCCCCACCCCCTACGACGGGCCCGACCACGGCTACATTTTTGGCCTGGAGAACCTCATCAAAATCCTTCAGAGCCTCTCAGAGGGAAAATGA
- the LOC135402426 gene encoding ubiquinol-cytochrome c reductase complex assembly factor 2 isoform X1, with translation MAASRYRRFLRLCEEWPVEETKRQRDLGAALRQRVAQAFREGENTPAKLVGSGRERPGAGQQIADPEACDQMYESLVRIHTNYYKNKYPRLKETTFTGVTVEDCRMILATDILKQMEDMKKGTWRRLREKFSAKKPEEDSK, from the exons ATGGCGGCCAGCCGGTACCGGCGGTTCCTGCGGCTCTGCGAGGAGTGGCCCGTGGAGGAGACGAAGCGGCAGCGGGACCTGGGCGCGGCCCTGCGGCAGCGCGTGGCACAGGCCTTCCGCGAGGGCGAGAACACCCCG GCCAAGCTGGTGGGAAGTGGAAGGGAAAGACCTGGAGCAGGACAGCAG ATCGCTGACCCCGAGGCCTGTGACCAAATGTACGAGAGCTTGGTCAGGATCCACACCAACTACTACAAAAACAAG TATCCACGGCTGAAAGAAACGACCTTCACCGGGGTGACAGTGGAGGATTGCAGGATGATCCTGGCAACAG ACATTCTGAAACAGATGGAAGACATGAAAAAAGGGACGTGGAGGAGACTGCGGGAAAAGTTTTCTGCCAAGAAACCTGAAGAGGACTCGAAGTGA
- the LOC135402426 gene encoding ubiquinol-cytochrome c reductase complex assembly factor 2 isoform X2 translates to MAASRYRRFLRLCEEWPVEETKRQRDLGAALRQRVAQAFREGENTPIADPEACDQMYESLVRIHTNYYKNKYPRLKETTFTGVTVEDCRMILATDILKQMEDMKKGTWRRLREKFSAKKPEEDSK, encoded by the exons ATGGCGGCCAGCCGGTACCGGCGGTTCCTGCGGCTCTGCGAGGAGTGGCCCGTGGAGGAGACGAAGCGGCAGCGGGACCTGGGCGCGGCCCTGCGGCAGCGCGTGGCACAGGCCTTCCGCGAGGGCGAGAACACCCCG ATCGCTGACCCCGAGGCCTGTGACCAAATGTACGAGAGCTTGGTCAGGATCCACACCAACTACTACAAAAACAAG TATCCACGGCTGAAAGAAACGACCTTCACCGGGGTGACAGTGGAGGATTGCAGGATGATCCTGGCAACAG ACATTCTGAAACAGATGGAAGACATGAAAAAAGGGACGTGGAGGAGACTGCGGGAAAAGTTTTCTGCCAAGAAACCTGAAGAGGACTCGAAGTGA
- the LOC135402426 gene encoding ubiquinol-cytochrome-c reductase complex assembly factor 2 isoform X3 codes for MVCTQDSGLYPGCLVCAQDSGLYPGCLAKLVGSGRERPGAGQQIADPEACDQMYESLVRIHTNYYKNKYPRLKETTFTGVTVEDCRMILATDILKQMEDMKKGTWRRLREKFSAKKPEEDSK; via the exons ATGGTTTGTACCCAGGACAGTGGTTTGTACCCAGGATGTCTAGTTTGTGCCCAGGACAGTGGTTTGTACCCAGGATGTCTA GCCAAGCTGGTGGGAAGTGGAAGGGAAAGACCTGGAGCAGGACAGCAG ATCGCTGACCCCGAGGCCTGTGACCAAATGTACGAGAGCTTGGTCAGGATCCACACCAACTACTACAAAAACAAG TATCCACGGCTGAAAGAAACGACCTTCACCGGGGTGACAGTGGAGGATTGCAGGATGATCCTGGCAACAG ACATTCTGAAACAGATGGAAGACATGAAAAAAGGGACGTGGAGGAGACTGCGGGAAAAGTTTTCTGCCAAGAAACCTGAAGAGGACTCGAAGTGA